A section of the Corynebacterium auris genome encodes:
- a CDS encoding DUF3499 domain-containing protein: protein MNSFRRCCRPGCGRPAVATLIYAYAESTAVVGPLAPVQDPHAWDLCERHSSHITAPVGWELVRVEQVEIEDEELDAMSEEDLTALAAAVREAGRVTTGLVETGEDPIEYEPTRDFNDPATSNHPVHRTKRIEEHVAAAKAVRRAHLRVVPDPEN from the coding sequence GTGAATAGCTTCCGTCGTTGTTGCCGTCCCGGCTGCGGCAGGCCTGCTGTGGCCACGCTCATCTACGCCTACGCGGAATCGACGGCCGTTGTTGGCCCCCTTGCCCCCGTCCAGGACCCGCACGCCTGGGACCTGTGCGAGCGCCACTCCTCGCACATCACCGCCCCCGTCGGCTGGGAGCTCGTCCGCGTCGAACAGGTCGAGATTGAGGATGAGGAACTCGACGCCATGAGCGAGGAGGACCTCACCGCGCTCGCCGCCGCCGTGCGCGAGGCCGGGCGGGTGACCACGGGGCTTGTAGAGACGGGGGAGGACCCCATCGAGTACGAGCCCACGCGCGATTTCAACGACCCGGCTACCTCAAACCACCCCGTGCACCGCACGAAGCGCATCGAGGAGCACGTCGCCGCGGCCAAGGCGGTACGCCGGGCACACCTGCGCGTGGTGCCGGATCCCGAGAACTAA
- a CDS encoding metallopeptidase family protein, whose protein sequence is MSSTSEDSHQPLHLRPALDRHARGIRGPLLPVGVPRYRTRSMAFDQLVLEAYAPLHNAYFEQLSGVDLAVDTIPRMQLRADSSVLPDEIVADGPVPLGRVLQAGVDRHGNPTRARFVVFRMPVERRARTKAERSELLTWVLTALVADYLNLDPRDIDPDFPW, encoded by the coding sequence ATGAGCTCCACGAGTGAGGACAGCCACCAGCCGCTCCACCTGCGCCCCGCGCTCGACCGGCACGCCCGCGGCATCCGCGGGCCCCTCCTGCCGGTCGGGGTGCCGCGCTACCGCACCCGCTCCATGGCCTTCGACCAGCTGGTACTCGAGGCCTACGCGCCGCTGCACAACGCGTACTTCGAGCAGCTGTCAGGCGTCGACCTCGCCGTGGATACCATCCCCCGCATGCAGCTGCGGGCGGATAGCTCGGTACTGCCGGACGAGATCGTGGCGGACGGGCCCGTCCCGCTCGGCCGGGTGCTTCAGGCCGGCGTGGATAGGCACGGCAACCCGACGCGGGCCCGTTTCGTGGTCTTCCGCATGCCGGTGGAGCGCCGCGCGAGGACGAAGGCGGAGCGCTCAGAGCTGCTGACGTGGGTGCTGACCGCCCTGGTGGCGGACTACCTCAACCTTGACCCCCGCGACATCGACCCCGATTTCCCCTGGTAG
- the mtrA gene encoding MtrAB system response regulator MtrA: protein MTPKILVVDDDPAINEMLTIVLESEGFESRPIMDGAAAVSAFRDYDPDLVLLDLMLPGMNGVDICKEIRRESAVPIVMLTAKTDTVDVVLGLESGADDYITKPFKPKELVARIRARLRRTDEEPAEVLEIGDLTIDVPQHMVTRGDEEIALTPLEFDLLLEMARKPNQVHTREELLETVWGYRNASDTRLVNVHVQRLRAKIERDPENPEIILTVRGVGYKTGKPGV from the coding sequence ATGACGCCGAAGATTTTGGTGGTCGACGACGATCCCGCCATCAACGAGATGCTCACGATCGTCCTGGAATCCGAGGGATTCGAGTCGCGCCCGATCATGGACGGCGCCGCCGCCGTCTCGGCGTTCCGCGACTACGACCCGGACCTCGTCCTGCTCGACCTCATGCTCCCGGGGATGAACGGTGTGGATATCTGCAAGGAGATCCGCCGCGAGTCCGCCGTGCCCATCGTCATGCTCACCGCCAAGACCGACACCGTCGACGTGGTGTTGGGCCTGGAGTCGGGCGCGGACGACTACATCACCAAGCCCTTCAAGCCGAAAGAGCTCGTCGCCCGCATCCGGGCGCGGCTGCGCCGCACCGACGAGGAGCCGGCGGAGGTCCTCGAGATCGGCGACCTCACCATCGACGTTCCGCAGCACATGGTGACCCGCGGTGACGAGGAGATCGCGCTGACGCCCCTGGAGTTCGACCTGCTGCTGGAGATGGCCCGCAAGCCGAACCAGGTGCACACGCGCGAGGAACTGCTGGAGACGGTGTGGGGCTACCGCAACGCCTCCGACACCCGGCTGGTTAACGTCCACGTCCAGCGGCTGCGCGCGAAGATCGAGCGGGATCCGGAGAACCCCGAGATCATCCTGACGGTCCGCGGCGTGGGCTACAAGACAGGCAAGCCGGGGGTGTAG
- a CDS encoding dTMP kinase, whose product MIIAIEGIDGAGKNTLSAQLCRAVRAESLSFPRYGASIHADLARDALHGRMGDLTESAYGMATLFALDRAGAKQLLDAYAGAPDRTIVLDRYVASNAAYTAARTGDPAAAEWVHALEFERLGLPRPDLQVLVDTPPEEAGRRAQRREQQDTQRARDRYERDTALQQRTFAAYEELAARNWAGRWVRTTQADTIIQAVENL is encoded by the coding sequence ATGATCATCGCGATCGAAGGAATCGACGGCGCGGGCAAGAACACCCTGTCGGCGCAGTTGTGCCGCGCGGTGCGGGCGGAGTCGCTCAGCTTTCCCCGCTACGGCGCCTCCATCCACGCCGACCTCGCTCGCGACGCCCTGCACGGGCGGATGGGGGATCTGACGGAGTCGGCCTACGGCATGGCCACCCTCTTCGCGCTCGATAGGGCCGGGGCCAAACAGCTTCTCGACGCCTACGCCGGCGCCCCGGACCGCACCATCGTCCTGGACCGCTACGTGGCCTCCAACGCCGCCTACACAGCCGCGCGCACCGGCGACCCCGCGGCGGCGGAGTGGGTCCACGCCCTCGAGTTCGAGCGCCTCGGCCTGCCCCGCCCCGACCTGCAGGTTCTGGTGGACACGCCCCCAGAGGAGGCGGGGCGCCGGGCGCAGCGCCGCGAGCAGCAGGACACGCAGCGCGCGCGGGACCGCTACGAGCGCGACACGGCGCTGCAACAGCGAACGTTCGCGGCTTACGAGGAGCTCGCGGCGCGGAACTGGGCAGGCCGGTGGGTGCGCACGACGCAAGCGGACACTATCATTCAAGCAGTTGAGAACTTGTGA
- a CDS encoding NDP-sugar synthase, whose product MADPKNTDAVVLVGGRGTRLRPLTLATPKPMLPTAGFPFLSHLLARIARAGITHVVMGTSYRAEVFEEYFGDGSELGLEIEYVVEEEALGTGGAIRNVYDKLRHENVMVFNGDVLSGADLRDILATHEKCGADVTLHLVRVPDPSSFGSVPTDAEGNVLAFLEKTEDPPTDQINAGCYVFKRSVIESIPAGRVVSVERETFPGLLESGAKVAGHVDTSYWRDMGRPSDFIEGSSDLVRGIAYSPLLEGRTGESLVDASAGVAGGVILIGGTAVGRGSDIGAGARVDDSVIFDGVTIEPGAVVRHSIIASGVRIGANARIYDCVIGEGARIGARCELQGGMRVWPGVEIPDSGVRFSPDA is encoded by the coding sequence ATGGCGGACCCGAAGAATACCGACGCGGTGGTGCTCGTGGGCGGGCGCGGCACGCGGCTGCGGCCTTTGACCCTGGCCACGCCGAAGCCGATGCTGCCCACTGCGGGCTTTCCCTTCCTGAGTCACTTGCTCGCGCGGATCGCCCGGGCCGGGATCACCCACGTGGTCATGGGCACGTCCTACCGCGCCGAGGTGTTCGAGGAGTACTTCGGCGACGGCTCCGAGCTCGGGCTGGAGATCGAGTACGTCGTGGAGGAAGAGGCGCTGGGTACCGGCGGCGCGATCCGCAACGTCTACGACAAGCTCCGCCACGAAAACGTGATGGTCTTCAACGGGGACGTGCTGTCGGGGGCGGACCTGCGTGACATCCTGGCCACGCACGAAAAGTGCGGCGCGGACGTGACGCTTCACCTGGTGCGGGTGCCGGACCCGAGCTCCTTCGGTTCGGTGCCCACGGACGCCGAAGGAAACGTCCTGGCGTTTCTGGAAAAGACGGAGGACCCGCCCACCGACCAGATCAACGCGGGCTGCTACGTGTTCAAGCGCTCGGTGATCGAGTCGATCCCGGCCGGGCGCGTGGTCTCCGTCGAGCGCGAGACCTTCCCGGGCTTGCTCGAAAGCGGGGCGAAGGTCGCCGGGCACGTGGACACCTCCTACTGGCGCGACATGGGCCGACCGAGCGATTTCATCGAGGGCTCGTCCGACCTCGTCCGCGGCATCGCCTACTCGCCGCTTCTTGAGGGCAGGACAGGCGAGTCGCTTGTCGACGCCTCTGCGGGCGTCGCCGGGGGAGTCATCCTCATCGGCGGCACGGCCGTGGGCCGCGGCAGCGACATCGGGGCGGGCGCGCGCGTGGACGATTCGGTCATCTTCGACGGCGTCACCATCGAACCGGGGGCGGTCGTGCGCCACTCCATCATTGCCTCGGGTGTGCGTATCGGGGCGAACGCCCGGATCTACGACTGCGTCATCGGCGAGGGCGCGCGGATCGGCGCCCGCTGCGAGCTGCAGGGCGGGATGCGCGTGTGGCCCGGAGTTGAGATCCCGGATTCCGGAGTGCGTTTCTCGCCCGACGCGTAG
- a CDS encoding WhiB family transcriptional regulator has translation MTLDELFGTVEQEWQEQALCAQTDPEAFFPEKGGSTREAKRICKACPVRDECLEYALEHDERFGIWGGLSDRERRRLKKQIG, from the coding sequence ATGACCCTTGATGAACTGTTTGGCACCGTCGAGCAGGAGTGGCAGGAGCAGGCGCTGTGCGCCCAGACCGACCCGGAGGCCTTCTTCCCGGAAAAGGGGGGCTCGACGCGCGAGGCGAAGCGCATCTGCAAGGCGTGCCCCGTGCGCGACGAGTGCCTGGAGTACGCCCTGGAGCACGACGAGCGTTTCGGCATCTGGGGCGGCCTGTCGGACCGTGAGCGCCGCCGCCTGAAGAAGCAGATCGGCTAA
- a CDS encoding phosphomannomutase/phosphoglucomutase encodes MAIQRDRESISHIIKAYDVRGIVGEDIDEEFVSDVGAAYATILRGEGESRIAVGHDMRPSSPALAAAFARGASGRGLDVLDLGLTSTDELYFAAGTLRCAGAMFTASHNPARYNGIKLCRAGATPVSTDTGLGEIARMLVEGVPEYEGSPGGVEKRDVLGDYAGFLRGLVDVPRRRPLVVAVDAANGMAGLTVPAVLADCDVRPLYFELDGTFPNHEANPLDPKNLEDLQRFVVEQQADIGLAFDGDADRCFVVDERGRPVPPSAITALVAARTLAEHPGATIIHNLITSRAVPEIIEELGGTPVRTRVGHSYIKAEMARTGALFGGEHSAHYYFAEFFNADSGLLAALHVLAALAEQDGPVSALMARYGRYVASGEINSEVADQAEATQRVLDAFAARADSVDRLDGVTVSLAGTKAWFNVRASNTEPLLRLNVEAPTRAEVDALVEEVLGLIRA; translated from the coding sequence ATGGCAATCCAGCGCGATCGCGAGAGCATCTCCCACATCATCAAGGCGTACGACGTGCGCGGCATCGTCGGCGAGGACATCGACGAGGAGTTCGTCTCCGACGTCGGGGCCGCCTACGCCACCATCTTGCGCGGCGAGGGCGAGAGCCGCATCGCCGTGGGCCACGACATGCGTCCCTCCTCCCCGGCGCTCGCAGCGGCGTTCGCTCGTGGCGCCAGCGGGCGCGGCCTCGACGTCCTCGACCTCGGCCTGACCTCCACCGACGAGCTCTACTTCGCAGCCGGGACCCTCCGCTGCGCCGGGGCGATGTTCACGGCCTCGCACAACCCGGCCCGCTACAACGGCATCAAGCTGTGCCGCGCCGGCGCGACGCCGGTGAGCACGGACACCGGGCTCGGCGAGATCGCGCGCATGCTCGTCGAGGGCGTCCCCGAGTACGAGGGCAGCCCTGGGGGCGTCGAAAAGCGCGATGTGCTGGGCGACTATGCAGGGTTTCTGCGCGGGCTGGTCGATGTGCCGCGGCGGCGCCCGCTCGTCGTCGCCGTTGACGCGGCCAACGGGATGGCCGGGCTGACCGTGCCAGCGGTGCTCGCGGACTGCGACGTGCGCCCGCTCTACTTCGAGCTCGACGGGACCTTCCCCAACCACGAGGCCAACCCGCTCGACCCGAAAAACCTCGAGGACCTGCAGCGCTTCGTCGTCGAGCAGCAGGCCGACATCGGCCTGGCCTTCGACGGCGACGCCGACCGCTGCTTCGTCGTCGACGAGCGCGGCCGCCCGGTCCCCCCGTCCGCGATCACGGCCCTCGTCGCCGCCCGCACCCTCGCCGAACACCCGGGGGCGACGATCATCCACAACCTCATCACCTCGCGCGCCGTGCCCGAGATCATCGAGGAGCTCGGCGGCACGCCCGTGCGCACCCGCGTGGGGCACTCCTACATCAAGGCAGAGATGGCGCGGACAGGCGCGCTGTTCGGCGGGGAGCACTCGGCCCACTACTACTTTGCGGAGTTCTTCAACGCGGACTCCGGGCTGCTGGCCGCGCTGCACGTCCTCGCCGCCCTCGCCGAGCAGGACGGGCCTGTCTCCGCGCTCATGGCGCGCTACGGGCGCTACGTGGCCTCGGGGGAGATCAACTCGGAGGTCGCGGACCAGGCGGAGGCGACCCAGCGCGTCCTCGACGCGTTCGCCGCCCGCGCCGACAGCGTGGACCGCCTCGACGGCGTGACGGTGAGCCTGGCCGGCACCAAGGCCTGGTTCAACGTGCGCGCCTCCAACACCGAGCCGCTGCTGCGGCTCAACGTCGAGGCGCCGACGCGCGCTGAGGTCGACGCCCTGGTGGAGGAAGTGCTCGGCCTCATTCGCGCCTAA
- a CDS encoding glycosyltransferase family 2 protein, producing the protein MLLRIVEQVDSKDPAHAPLAAITVTYSPGKHLGRLVDSLDAATARPTLLVCADNGSTDGVAERLARERADVEFLPTGGNVGYGAAINAAVRALRPRRDAGEIDGRYLLVTNPDVRFHPGSIDALVNCAEDAPGAGAVGPRIEEADGSVYPSAREVPGLVTGAGHALLSRVWPSNPFTAAYKAGQDMDTQRSAGWLSGACLLVRWDAFEQVGGFDERYFMYLEDIDFGDRLARAGWENVYCPRSVIAHDQGHVAGKHSRVTVPAHHASAYRFQADRHPRWWQGPLRAALWAGLKVRGAVAARRRGEER; encoded by the coding sequence ATGCTGTTGCGCATTGTGGAACAGGTTGATAGCAAAGATCCCGCTCACGCACCCCTGGCCGCGATTACGGTCACGTACTCGCCAGGCAAGCACCTGGGTCGGCTCGTCGACTCGCTGGACGCGGCCACGGCGCGCCCGACGCTTCTCGTCTGCGCCGACAACGGCTCTACCGACGGGGTCGCCGAGCGTCTGGCCCGCGAGCGGGCGGACGTGGAGTTCCTTCCCACCGGGGGCAACGTCGGCTACGGCGCCGCGATCAACGCGGCGGTGCGCGCCCTGCGGCCGCGCCGCGACGCAGGGGAGATCGACGGGCGCTACCTCCTGGTGACGAACCCGGACGTGCGCTTTCACCCCGGCAGCATCGACGCACTCGTGAACTGCGCCGAGGACGCGCCGGGGGCCGGGGCTGTCGGCCCCCGCATCGAGGAGGCGGACGGTTCGGTCTACCCCAGCGCGCGCGAGGTGCCCGGGCTGGTCACGGGCGCCGGCCACGCGCTGCTGTCCCGGGTCTGGCCCTCCAACCCCTTCACCGCCGCCTACAAGGCGGGGCAGGACATGGACACCCAGCGCAGCGCCGGGTGGCTGTCCGGCGCCTGCCTTCTCGTGCGCTGGGACGCCTTTGAGCAGGTCGGCGGCTTCGATGAGCGCTACTTCATGTACCTGGAGGACATCGACTTCGGCGACCGCCTGGCCAGGGCGGGCTGGGAGAACGTGTACTGCCCTCGGTCGGTGATCGCCCACGACCAGGGCCACGTGGCGGGCAAGCACTCGCGTGTCACGGTGCCCGCGCACCACGCCTCGGCGTACCGTTTCCAGGCGGACCGCCACCCGCGGTGGTGGCAGGGCCCGCTGCGCGCGGCGCTGTGGGCCGGTTTGAAGGTGCGTGGCGCGGTTGCTGCGCGGCGCCGCGGAGAAGAAAGGTAA
- the manA gene encoding mannose-6-phosphate isomerase, class I, with amino-acid sequence MQKLEGVLRAYPWGSHTLLAELRGAEVPARKPEAELWFGAHPSAPSTISGTGLDDIVAADPAATLGPRVREAFGDRLPFLLKLLAADEPLSIQAHPSTSQAREGFQRENGAGIPLDSPSRNYRDGHHKPELLVALTEFHALVGFRPFDKTRTLFDALSCPALDHYAAMIDPACEEASLRALFTTWISIPAAQREDLVAQVRDCAQPLASERTWIGRTARNFLSIAEQYPKDAGVLAVLLLNHVEMHPGQALFIAAGQLHAYLRGMGVEIMANSDNVLRGGLTPKHVDVPELVRILDFRALREPFVGAVEEEGGAVRFEAPCADFSLRRHDLAAGEECAVDSDGPAILLCTAGGCVCGSGVELAPGEAAWIPAVDAEVRIAAGGQGCELFYATA; translated from the coding sequence ATGCAGAAGCTTGAGGGGGTCCTGCGCGCGTACCCGTGGGGCTCGCACACCCTCCTTGCCGAGTTGCGGGGCGCCGAGGTGCCCGCCCGAAAGCCCGAGGCTGAGCTGTGGTTCGGCGCTCACCCCAGCGCCCCCTCGACGATTTCAGGCACGGGGCTTGACGACATCGTCGCCGCCGACCCCGCCGCCACCCTCGGCCCGCGGGTGCGCGAGGCCTTCGGCGACAGGCTTCCCTTCCTGCTGAAGCTCCTCGCCGCCGACGAGCCGCTGAGTATCCAGGCGCACCCCTCCACCTCCCAGGCCCGCGAGGGCTTCCAGCGCGAAAACGGCGCGGGTATCCCCCTCGACAGCCCGTCGCGCAACTACCGCGACGGGCACCACAAGCCGGAGCTTCTGGTCGCGCTCACCGAGTTCCACGCCCTCGTGGGTTTTCGTCCCTTCGACAAGACGCGCACGCTTTTCGACGCCCTTTCTTGCCCCGCCCTCGACCATTACGCCGCGATGATCGACCCGGCGTGCGAGGAGGCAAGCCTGCGGGCGCTGTTTACCACGTGGATCTCCATCCCCGCCGCGCAGCGCGAGGACCTGGTCGCGCAGGTGCGCGACTGCGCCCAGCCGCTCGCGTCCGAGAGGACCTGGATCGGGCGCACCGCCCGCAACTTCCTCTCCATTGCGGAGCAGTACCCGAAAGACGCCGGCGTCCTCGCAGTCCTGCTGCTCAATCACGTGGAGATGCACCCCGGCCAGGCGCTGTTCATTGCGGCCGGCCAGCTCCACGCTTACCTGCGGGGCATGGGGGTGGAGATCATGGCCAACTCCGACAACGTGCTGCGCGGCGGGCTGACCCCGAAGCACGTCGACGTCCCCGAGCTCGTGCGGATCCTCGACTTCCGCGCCCTGCGCGAGCCGTTCGTCGGCGCCGTCGAGGAGGAGGGCGGCGCCGTGCGCTTCGAGGCGCCGTGCGCCGACTTTTCGTTGCGCCGCCACGACCTCGCGGCGGGGGAGGAGTGCGCAGTCGATTCGGACGGCCCGGCCATCCTGTTGTGCACTGCCGGCGGGTGCGTGTGCGGTTCCGGCGTCGAGCTAGCCCCAGGCGAGGCGGCCTGGATCCCAGCCGTCGACGCCGAGGTCCGCATCGCGGCCGGCGGGCAGGGTTGCGAGCTGTTTTACGCCACGGCGTAA
- the ahcY gene encoding adenosylhomocysteinase yields MADAPRVSDYRIADITLYEAGRKQIDLAEHEMPGLMRLRREYEAEQPLAGARIAGSIHMTTQTAVLIETLTALGAEVRWASCNIFSTEDPAAAAVVVGKHGTPEDPRGVPVFAWKGETLDEYWWCLNQVFSWGEGVFPNMILDDGGDATMAVIKGSEFERAGAVPEPQPGDADEQVAFYAMLREVLATDNTKWQCIADQVKGVTEETTTGVHRLYHFAKEGILPFPAMNVNDAVTKSKFDNRYGTRHSVVDGINRGTDVLIAGKKALVCGYGDVGKGVAEALDGQGAIVSVTEADPINALQALMDGYRVVSVDEAIEQADIVITATGNLGIITFEDMLRMKDHAILGNIGHFDNEIDMHSLIHRDDVGRTPIKPQVDLFSLPSGSSIIVLSEGRLLNLGNATGHPSFVMSTSFADQTIAQIELFTNPGKYDNEVYRLPKILDEKVARIHVEALGGTLTELTKEQAEYIGVDVAGPFKPEHYRY; encoded by the coding sequence ATGGCAGATGCGCCGCGCGTGAGCGATTACCGGATCGCCGACATCACGCTGTACGAGGCAGGCCGCAAGCAGATTGACCTCGCGGAGCACGAGATGCCCGGCCTGATGCGGCTGCGCCGCGAATACGAGGCGGAGCAGCCCCTGGCGGGCGCGCGCATCGCCGGGTCGATCCACATGACCACCCAGACCGCAGTGCTCATCGAGACGCTGACGGCCCTGGGCGCCGAGGTGCGCTGGGCGTCGTGCAACATCTTTTCCACGGAGGACCCGGCTGCGGCCGCTGTGGTCGTCGGAAAGCATGGCACGCCGGAGGATCCTCGCGGTGTGCCGGTGTTCGCGTGGAAGGGCGAGACCCTCGACGAGTACTGGTGGTGCCTCAACCAGGTCTTTTCCTGGGGCGAGGGCGTCTTTCCCAACATGATCCTCGACGATGGCGGCGACGCTACGATGGCCGTGATCAAGGGCAGCGAGTTCGAGCGCGCCGGGGCCGTGCCCGAGCCCCAGCCGGGCGACGCCGACGAGCAGGTCGCCTTCTACGCCATGCTGCGCGAGGTCCTGGCCACCGACAACACCAAGTGGCAGTGCATAGCCGACCAGGTCAAGGGAGTGACCGAGGAGACGACCACCGGCGTGCACCGCCTCTACCACTTCGCCAAGGAAGGCATCCTGCCCTTCCCCGCGATGAACGTCAACGACGCGGTGACCAAGTCGAAGTTCGACAACCGCTACGGCACCCGCCACTCCGTCGTCGACGGCATCAACCGCGGCACCGACGTCCTCATCGCAGGCAAGAAGGCCCTCGTCTGCGGCTACGGCGACGTGGGCAAGGGAGTCGCCGAGGCGCTCGACGGGCAGGGCGCGATCGTCTCCGTCACCGAGGCCGACCCGATCAACGCGCTACAGGCGCTCATGGACGGGTACCGCGTGGTCAGCGTCGACGAGGCGATTGAGCAGGCCGATATCGTCATCACGGCCACCGGCAACCTCGGCATCATCACCTTCGAGGATATGCTGCGCATGAAGGACCACGCCATTTTGGGCAACATCGGCCACTTCGACAACGAGATCGACATGCACTCGCTCATCCACCGCGACGACGTGGGACGCACCCCCATCAAGCCGCAGGTGGACCTGTTTTCCCTGCCGTCGGGCAGCTCCATCATCGTCCTGTCGGAAGGCCGCCTGCTCAACCTCGGCAACGCCACGGGGCACCCCTCCTTCGTCATGTCCACCTCCTTTGCGGACCAGACCATCGCCCAGATCGAGCTGTTCACCAACCCCGGCAAATACGACAACGAGGTCTACCGGCTGCCGAAGATCCTCGACGAGAAGGTCGCCCGGATCCACGTCGAGGCCCTCGGCGGAACGCTGACCGAGTTGACGAAGGAGCAGGCCGAGTACATCGGCGTCGACGTCGCCGGGCCCTTCAAGCCCGAGCACTACCGCTACTAG